Sequence from the Leptotrichia trevisanii DSM 22070 genome:
AATATTCATTTTCCAGAAAGCGAAGAAAAACAAAGCAAAGCACGGAAAAGATTTATGCTGGAGGAAATTTTGCTTCTGGAAATGGGAATTTTACAAAATCGTTTTAGCGTTGACAAGGCAAATAAGAATATTTACAAACTTGAAGATAATAAAAGTCTTGTGAGCAAATTTATAAAGGGTTTGGATTATGAATTGACAAAAGCACAGAAGCGTGTAATAAAGGAGATTTATTCTGAATTAAAGGCTGGAAAGATTGTAAATAGGCTGATTCAGGGGGACGTTGGTTCTGGAAAGACGATTGTTTCATTTATAATGCTTCTTTATATGGTTGAAAATAATTATCAGGGCGTAATTATGGCACCGACAGAAATTCTTGCTACACAGCATTATCTAGGAATTGTAGATGAATTTATGAATCTTGACATACGAGTGGAGCTTTTGACTGGAAGTGTGAAGGGAAAGAAAAAGGAAAAACTGCTGAACGAGATAAAAGAAGGGCTTGTTGACATTGTAATTGGGACACATTCTCTAATCGAGGACAATGTGATTTTTAAAAATCTTGGATTAATTGTAATTGATGAACAGCACAGGTTTGGGGTAACACAGCGAAAACTTTTATGTGATAAGGGAAATCTTGCCAATTTAATTGTTATGAGTGCTACTCCGATTCCACGTTCGCTTGCGCTTACAATTTATGGAGATTTGGACGTGTCAATTATTGATGAACTTCCTGCTGGAAGAAGTCCGATTAAGACAAAATGGATACAAAATGAAATTGACAGACAAAAAATGTATAACTTTATGGAAAAAAAAATGAAAGATGGACGGCAAGTGTACATAGTGTCACCGTTAATTGAGGAAAGTGAAAGCCTGAATGTAAAATCAGCACAGGAAACATACGAAGAATATATTGCAATTTTTCCAAATAGAAAAATCGGACTTATGCACGGACGGCAAACTTACAAGGAAAAGCAGAAAGTTATGGAACAGTTTAAAAATCACGAACTTGATATTCTAGTTTCCACAACAGTAATCGAAGTCGGAGTAAATGTTCCAAATGCCTCAATTATGGTAATCCGTGACGCTCAAAGATTTGGACTTTCTTCACTTCATCAGCTTCGAGGAAGAGTTGGTCGTGGGAAATACCAGTCCTACTGCTTTTTAGAATCCGAAACAACAAATGAAATTTCAGTAAAAAGACTGGAAGTTATGGAAGAAACAACAGATGGATTTAAAATCGCAGAAGAAGATTTGAAATTACGTAATTCAGGAGAAATTTTGGGAACAAGGCAAAGTGGAGTATCTGACATGCTTTTTACGGACATTGTAAAAAATGTGAAAGAAATCAAATTTGTACGTGATTTTGTAATGGAATATTTGGAAAAGAATGACGGAAAAATAGAAAATGAATTTTTGAAAATGGATATTTATAAGAAGTTTTTTAATAATGCAGATTAAAGTACAGTAAGGAGAGAATTTTGTGAAACAGTATTTAGCAGATTTTGGATTACTTTTTGTAGGGATATTTTGGGGACTTGGGTTTGTATTTGTGAAGATTGGGTTGAATACAGGGATTGATCCGTTTTATTTGTCAGCAATTAGATTTCTTGTGGGAGGGATTATTCTTTACGGGATTTTCTTTAAGAAAGTTGGCAGATTTACGAAAAAGGATATTTTGGCTGGATTAATAGTTGGTATTTTTCAGTTTTTTGGATATGCTTTCCAGACTTATGGGGCAATGCTCACGACTGCCAGTAAAAATGCCTTTTTTACATCGATTAACGTTGTAATTGTTCCCTATATTTTTTGGTTTTTGCATAAAAAGCGTCCTGATATTTTTGCATTTTTGGCTTCAGTTATTTGTGTACTGGGAGTTGCTGTGATAAGTTTTGACAGGAAGCTGAATATTGCAAATCTTAATTTTGGGGATATTCTGACGATTATAAGTGCAGTATTTTTTGCAGGACAGATTGCTACAAATGGATATTTCAGCAAAAAAGTTGAGCCGTTAAAGCTTGTTGTTATGCAGATGTTTGTGGCTGGAATATTGTTTGCTGTAAATCTTTTTATTTTTTCAGATGTGAACAAAATTCAAAAGCCTGCCGGAATGACACTAATTGCAATAATTTATTTAACAATCTTTTCAACAGCGATACCAACAGTGTTGCAGACATTTTGCCAAAAATACACAACTTCCACAAGAGCTTCAATACTAATGTCAACGGAATCGCTCTTTGCGCCACTTTTTGCATTTTTTATACTAAGTGAGAGATTATCGCTTAGAGTGGCAGTTGGGGCTGGACTGGTTCTTTTTGCAGTGCTTGTGTCGGAAACGAAATTGGGACTTAAGAAAATTGAGGAATAATAAATAAAAAATTAATTGATGTTTTGTATTAAAATTTATCAAATAATATGATAAAATAAAATGGAGACTAATGAGTTTAATAAGGAGAGAAAAAACAAAAATGAAAATAGTTTTATATGGACACCCAACTTTACGTGAAAAATCGGAAAAAGTTGATGTGGTTGATGATAATGTAAGGGAAACTCTGGATGAAATGGTTGCCCTTATGAGAAAGGCTAATGGAGTGGGACTTGCTGCAAATCAGGTGGACATTGCCAAGAGATTTTTTGTGCTGGAACATGACGGAGTTGTGAAAAAAGTTGTTAATCCAGAAATTTTGGAGTTTTCTGAGGAAATTGCAGATATGGAGGAAGGATGCTTGAGCATTCCTGGAGTTTTTAAGAAAGTAAACCGTCCTGCAAAAATTAAAGTGAAATATTTGAATGAAAATGGGGAAGAAGTCATTGAAGAACTGGATGAAATGTGGGCTAGGGCATTTCAGCACGAATTTGATCACATAGAAGGAATTTTATTTACAGACAAACTTTCGGTTATGAATAAAAGATTAGTTGCTAAAAAATTAGATGTTCTAAAGAAAGATTTTGCAAAAGGCAGAATTTACAGGGACTTGGACAAATAAAGTCAGGAAAGTGAGAAATTAAATGAAGACAATATTTATGGGAACGCCAGAATTTGCGATACCGAGTCTGGAAATTGTGTTTAAAAATACTGATTTACAGCTTATTTTTACAAAAGAGGACAAAAGAAACGCTAGAGGAAATAAAATCATATTTTCCCCTGTAAAGCAATTTGGAATTGACAATAATGTGGAAATTGTTCAGCCAAAAAAAATGAAGGATGAAGAAGTTGTAAACAAAATTAAAGAAATAAATCCTGATTTAATCGTAGTTGTAGCTTATGGAAAAATTTTGCCAAAAGAAATAATTGATATTCCAAAATATGGAATAATAAACGTGCATTCTTCACTTTTACCAAAATATCGGGGAGCCTCGCCTATCCATTCTGCCATTTTAAACGGTGATGTTGAAACAGGCGTGAGCATAATGTATATTGAGGAAGGGCTTGATTCTGGAGATGTAATTTTAAAGGAATATTGTGAAATTACAGAAGATGATACACTTGGAACTCTGCATGATAAATTAAAGGATTTGGGAGCAGCTGGACTTAAAAAGGCGTTAAAATTGATTGAAAATGGAGAAGTTCAGGCGGAAAAGCAAGATGATAGCAAAGCCACTTTAGTAAAGCCGATTACAAAGGAGCAGGCAAAAATCGACTGGGATAACACAAAAGAAATTATTTACAATCAGATTCGAGGATTAAACCCATTTCCAGCGGCACATACTTTCAACGAAAAAGGCGAAAACATAAAAATTTACAAAAGTGAAAAAATTGAAAAAAAATATGAAGATGAAGTAGAAAATGGTACAATTGTCGAAATTATCAATAAAAAAGGGCCTGTTGTAAAAGTTGCAAATGGAGGATTATTGATTTTGGAGGCAAAATTTGAAGGGAAAAAACTTCAAAAGGGAGTAGATATTATTAATGGACGTAAAATGGTAATTGGAGAAAAATTATTATATAGCGATTCTAGTTTAAAATGAGAAGAAAAGGCTAGGTTATAATTTTCTGATTTTCATAGGAGGAAATATGAAATTAAAAAAATTGGAAATTTCTGAAAGAGTTGTACAAAGATTAACAGAATATCTATCTATTCTAAAAGAAGTCCGAAAACAGTATAGCGAAATAAATTCCATCGAACTTGCCAAAATTATGAATACTACTTCTGCTCAGGTACGTAAAGATTTATCAACATTTGGTGAGTTTGGTGTACGAGGGAAAGGTTATGATATAGATAATCTGATAGAAATTATTACAAAGATTCTTGGAATTGATAAAATTAACCATGTTATAATTGTAGGACATGGTAAAATGGGAGAAATGATTTCCTCAAATCTTGATGTTCTAGGTGAAGGATTTAAAATTGTTGGGATATTTGACAAGGATAAGAATAAAATTGGAAAAATAACAGCAAACAATTTAATCGTTCAGGATATACAGAATGTTGGTGAATTTATAAAAAATATGAAGAATGATTCTGACACAAGAATTGATATGGCTATTTTGGCAGTTGTAAAGGAACAGGCACAAATTGCGGCAGAAGGGCTTGTAAAAAGTGGAATTTCTGCAATACTTAATATGACAACTTATAAATTGGAATTAGATGAAAATGTGAAAGTTGTAGACATGGATATTTCAGCAAAGTTACAGGAATTAAATTTCTGGCGAATAAATAATATGAGTGAAAAAATATAATATTGAAAGGAGAACCTGCTGAATTTAATTCGGCAGGAAAGCTATGACTATAATGGATGGAAAAGCACTTTCAGAAAAAATTTTGAAAGAAATTGAACAGGAGCATAGTGAGCTGGAAAAGAAAGCTGGCAGAAAAGCTGGACTTGCGGTAATTATAGTAGGAGAAAATCCTGCTTCACAAATTTATGTAAGAAACAAAATAAGAGCTTGTGAGAGAGTTGGATTTCATTCTGAAACAATTAGACTTGATGAAAATATTTCAGAAGAAAGTTTGCTTTTAGAAATTGAAAAATTAAATAATGATAGTAATATAGACGGAATTCTGGTACAATTACCAATTCCAAGGCATATTGATGGTTTGAAGGTTATAAATGCAATTTCAGCCGAAAAGGATGTTGACGGATTTCATACAACAAACATTGGTAAAATGATGATTGGAGATGAAACAGGGTTTTTACCTTGCACACCGGCTGGAGTGATTCAGATGTTTGAAGAATACAATATTGACTTGGAAGGAAAAGATGTCCTTGTAATTGGGCAAAGTAATATTGTAGGAAAACCAATGACACTTTTACTTATAAAAAAACGTGCAACAGTTCAGGTATGTAATTCAAAAACAAAAAATCTATCTGAAAAATTGCAAAAAGCCGATGTAGTGGTAGCAGCTGCAGGTTCTCCAAAATTAGTGAAGACAACTGACGTAAAAGAAGGTGTCGTTGTAATTGATGTCGGAATAAACCGTGTGGATGGAAAACTGTGGGGAGATGTGGATTTTGAGGAAGTCTCTAAAAAAGCATCTTTTATTACTCCAGTTCCCGGCGGTGTTGGCCCAATGACAATTGCAATGCTGATAAAAAATACATTTAAGTCTTATAAACAAAAAATAGACAATTAAATTTTTGAAAATAAATAAAAAAGAAAGTGAGAAAACTAATGAGAGATAAAATTAAATTTATTGAAAAATTAGCTGAAAGTATGAATGAAAATAAGATTGAATCAGTGAAGTACGAAGATAACAATTTTGAAATATCATTAACAAAAAAAAGAAAAGAAAGAAATGTTATTTTTAACGGTTCAATGGCTCAACCTATGGCTGCAGTACCGTCAAACGTTTCACAGGAAGTACAGGTTCAAGAAATAGTAGAACCTGCACCAGTACAGGAAGCCTCTCCTGAAGAAATTTCAGGGACACAAATTACGTCACCAATGGTTGGAACTTTTTATGCTTCACCATCACCAACAGCCGCTCCATTTGTAAAAGAAGGAGATTCTGTTACAGAAGGGCAGACACTTTGTATCGTAGAGGCGATGAAACTTATGAATGAAGTAAAATCAACAGTTTCAGGAAAAGTGAAAAAAATACTGGTAAACGACAAAGACAGTATAAAAAAAGGGCAGGCATTGATGATTATTGAGTAATATTTTAAAAATAAAAAATAGTTAAATCTTATCAAGATTATTTGAGTTTGATTTTAAAGTTATTTTACTACTAATTATAAATTTAAAAAATAAAGAAGGGATAAATTTGGAAGAGAAGAGGATTTTGTTAGATGTTATTCTATTATTGATTTTATTATTTCTTACATCGTTTCTATCCGCTGCCGAATCAGCATTATCATCATTAAAGCAAATTCATTTAAAAAGTGATTCAAAAGAAAAGGAAAAAACTAAGGAAAGTGAACTTTTAAAATTTTGGATTGAAAATCCAAATGAATTACTCACAACATTGTTATTTATAAAAACAATTTCATATTCATCCATGG
This genomic interval carries:
- the accB gene encoding acetyl-CoA carboxylase biotin carboxyl carrier protein — its product is MRDKIKFIEKLAESMNENKIESVKYEDNNFEISLTKKRKERNVIFNGSMAQPMAAVPSNVSQEVQVQEIVEPAPVQEASPEEISGTQITSPMVGTFYASPSPTAAPFVKEGDSVTEGQTLCIVEAMKLMNEVKSTVSGKVKKILVNDKDSIKKGQALMIIE
- the folD gene encoding bifunctional methylenetetrahydrofolate dehydrogenase/methenyltetrahydrofolate cyclohydrolase FolD, whose amino-acid sequence is MTIMDGKALSEKILKEIEQEHSELEKKAGRKAGLAVIIVGENPASQIYVRNKIRACERVGFHSETIRLDENISEESLLLEIEKLNNDSNIDGILVQLPIPRHIDGLKVINAISAEKDVDGFHTTNIGKMMIGDETGFLPCTPAGVIQMFEEYNIDLEGKDVLVIGQSNIVGKPMTLLLIKKRATVQVCNSKTKNLSEKLQKADVVVAAAGSPKLVKTTDVKEGVVVIDVGINRVDGKLWGDVDFEEVSKKASFITPVPGGVGPMTIAMLIKNTFKSYKQKIDN
- the fmt gene encoding methionyl-tRNA formyltransferase gives rise to the protein MKTIFMGTPEFAIPSLEIVFKNTDLQLIFTKEDKRNARGNKIIFSPVKQFGIDNNVEIVQPKKMKDEEVVNKIKEINPDLIVVVAYGKILPKEIIDIPKYGIINVHSSLLPKYRGASPIHSAILNGDVETGVSIMYIEEGLDSGDVILKEYCEITEDDTLGTLHDKLKDLGAAGLKKALKLIENGEVQAEKQDDSKATLVKPITKEQAKIDWDNTKEIIYNQIRGLNPFPAAHTFNEKGENIKIYKSEKIEKKYEDEVENGTIVEIINKKGPVVKVANGGLLILEAKFEGKKLQKGVDIINGRKMVIGEKLLYSDSSLK
- a CDS encoding redox-sensing transcriptional repressor Rex, which codes for MKLKKLEISERVVQRLTEYLSILKEVRKQYSEINSIELAKIMNTTSAQVRKDLSTFGEFGVRGKGYDIDNLIEIITKILGIDKINHVIIVGHGKMGEMISSNLDVLGEGFKIVGIFDKDKNKIGKITANNLIVQDIQNVGEFIKNMKNDSDTRIDMAILAVVKEQAQIAAEGLVKSGISAILNMTTYKLELDENVKVVDMDISAKLQELNFWRINNMSEKI
- the def gene encoding peptide deformylase — encoded protein: MKIVLYGHPTLREKSEKVDVVDDNVRETLDEMVALMRKANGVGLAANQVDIAKRFFVLEHDGVVKKVVNPEILEFSEEIADMEEGCLSIPGVFKKVNRPAKIKVKYLNENGEEVIEELDEMWARAFQHEFDHIEGILFTDKLSVMNKRLVAKKLDVLKKDFAKGRIYRDLDK
- the recG gene encoding ATP-dependent DNA helicase RecG, whose protein sequence is MKTYNLLYENLENVKIKGVTKTNIPKFRKLGVFTLYDLLYFFPRAYENRSNHKKIGEILADEFVILQGTVVNVVNQYIKAGRTMFRAVLSDDSGMIELVWFNNRFVKNGIHIGDEITVYGKVRKTVKFQLVNPEYKKINQASFDIQEQKQILPIYPSTESLRQQAIRKVMENTLMDYGYLLQENLPKEFLQKEKLLGRKEAVLNIHFPESEEKQSKARKRFMLEEILLLEMGILQNRFSVDKANKNIYKLEDNKSLVSKFIKGLDYELTKAQKRVIKEIYSELKAGKIVNRLIQGDVGSGKTIVSFIMLLYMVENNYQGVIMAPTEILATQHYLGIVDEFMNLDIRVELLTGSVKGKKKEKLLNEIKEGLVDIVIGTHSLIEDNVIFKNLGLIVIDEQHRFGVTQRKLLCDKGNLANLIVMSATPIPRSLALTIYGDLDVSIIDELPAGRSPIKTKWIQNEIDRQKMYNFMEKKMKDGRQVYIVSPLIEESESLNVKSAQETYEEYIAIFPNRKIGLMHGRQTYKEKQKVMEQFKNHELDILVSTTVIEVGVNVPNASIMVIRDAQRFGLSSLHQLRGRVGRGKYQSYCFLESETTNEISVKRLEVMEETTDGFKIAEEDLKLRNSGEILGTRQSGVSDMLFTDIVKNVKEIKFVRDFVMEYLEKNDGKIENEFLKMDIYKKFFNNAD
- a CDS encoding DMT family transporter; amino-acid sequence: MKQYLADFGLLFVGIFWGLGFVFVKIGLNTGIDPFYLSAIRFLVGGIILYGIFFKKVGRFTKKDILAGLIVGIFQFFGYAFQTYGAMLTTASKNAFFTSINVVIVPYIFWFLHKKRPDIFAFLASVICVLGVAVISFDRKLNIANLNFGDILTIISAVFFAGQIATNGYFSKKVEPLKLVVMQMFVAGILFAVNLFIFSDVNKIQKPAGMTLIAIIYLTIFSTAIPTVLQTFCQKYTTSTRASILMSTESLFAPLFAFFILSERLSLRVAVGAGLVLFAVLVSETKLGLKKIEE